From the genome of Litoribacterium kuwaitense, one region includes:
- a CDS encoding AAA family ATPase, whose amino-acid sequence MIKMIDVSYKDIITKVTMTFPKSLNYIYVENGAGKSTLLDCISGLNTS is encoded by the coding sequence ATGATTAAAATGATCGATGTCAGCTATAAAGACATAATAACTAAAGTCACCATGACGTTTCCCAAGAGCTTGAACTACATATACGTTGAAAACGGGGCTGGAAAATCGACGTTGCTTGATTGTATCAGCGGTCTGAATACGAGTTAA
- a CDS encoding arylamine N-acetyltransferase family protein, producing MGRLMKRFALTVPFENLDVIHDTTWHLDENSLFRKIVENDRGGMCYELNPLFFYILKGMGFRGQMIAATIDGNDTTMQNTHIASVVFHHDEPYLIDVGFGMNLPLQPLPLTGEWVHSITGNYRVVKTDICGTYRFEKHKNGTLKMSYTFTLAAIDETAMNEARDAVHTSAASPFNKAYLMSKLTDQGHMTLTETSYTTVIDGEKHKKDIDQETFRKLSQQKFSLHFEG from the coding sequence CTGGGCCGTCTCATGAAGCGCTTTGCACTTACAGTTCCTTTTGAAAACCTCGATGTTATTCATGATACCACGTGGCATTTGGATGAGAATAGTCTTTTTAGGAAAATAGTGGAGAATGACAGAGGGGGCATGTGCTATGAACTTAATCCGCTCTTTTTTTACATTTTAAAAGGGATGGGCTTTCGTGGACAAATGATTGCCGCGACGATCGATGGGAACGACACAACGATGCAAAACACTCATATTGCTAGCGTAGTATTCCATCATGACGAGCCGTATCTCATTGACGTCGGCTTCGGAATGAATTTGCCTTTACAGCCTTTGCCGTTGACTGGAGAATGGGTGCATTCAATCACGGGAAATTACCGCGTTGTCAAGACAGACATCTGTGGCACGTATCGCTTTGAAAAGCATAAAAACGGTACGCTGAAAATGAGCTATACGTTTACGCTGGCTGCCATTGATGAGACAGCTATGAATGAGGCGCGAGATGCCGTCCATACAAGCGCGGCTTCGCCATTTAATAAAGCTTATTTAATGTCAAAGCTGACTGATCAAGGCCACATGACTTTAACGGAAACGAGTTACACGACAGTGATTGATGGGGAAAAGCATAAGAAAGACATTGATCAAGAAACGTTTCGTAAGCTTAGTCAGCAAAAATTTAGCCTTCATTTTGAGGGATAA
- a CDS encoding NAD(P)H-dependent flavin oxidoreductase — protein MSTNRLLKKLRIKYPIIQAGMAGGPTTPALVSEVAESGGLGLIGAGYMTPEALRTHIHETKALTSQPFGVNLFVPECPEVDADEVAKANALLKAYRDALHIKDEPVVSVPTKELFDEMIDVVIREGIEIVSFTFGIPTKQTIARLKQAKITVIGTATTVREAEMNEEIGMDAVVAQGSEAGGHRGTFAGRFEDSLIGTMALVPQVVDRVNIPVIASGGIADGRGLIAALALGAEAVQMGTVFLTCEESGANELHQEAILRSKEVDTTLTKVFSGKPARGIRNSFIADMEKHENTLPAYPIQNVLTKEIRREAVRQSKPEWLHLWAGQNMRASQKQSVETLMKRIVEQAEETRLSIQ, from the coding sequence ATGTCAACGAATCGCTTACTAAAGAAACTCCGAATTAAATACCCAATCATACAGGCGGGCATGGCTGGTGGTCCGACTACCCCTGCACTCGTGTCGGAAGTCGCAGAAAGCGGTGGACTCGGCTTGATCGGCGCTGGCTATATGACCCCGGAAGCGCTACGGACGCACATTCACGAAACAAAAGCACTCACAAGTCAGCCATTTGGCGTCAATTTGTTTGTTCCGGAATGTCCTGAAGTCGATGCCGATGAGGTGGCGAAGGCCAATGCGTTGCTTAAGGCTTATCGCGACGCTTTACATATCAAGGATGAGCCAGTGGTTAGCGTGCCGACAAAAGAATTGTTTGATGAGATGATCGATGTTGTTATTCGTGAAGGAATCGAGATCGTCAGCTTTACTTTTGGCATCCCCACCAAGCAGACGATTGCGCGGTTAAAGCAGGCGAAGATCACTGTCATTGGAACAGCGACGACCGTTCGTGAAGCGGAAATGAACGAAGAGATTGGGATGGACGCTGTCGTCGCGCAAGGCAGTGAAGCCGGCGGTCATCGAGGTACTTTTGCAGGTCGCTTTGAAGACAGCTTGATCGGGACGATGGCGCTCGTGCCGCAAGTCGTCGATCGCGTCAATATCCCTGTAATTGCTTCGGGGGGCATTGCCGATGGACGTGGGCTGATTGCAGCGCTTGCGTTAGGTGCCGAAGCGGTTCAAATGGGTACAGTGTTTTTGACGTGTGAAGAAAGCGGAGCGAACGAGCTTCACCAAGAGGCGATCTTACGTAGTAAAGAAGTGGACACGACATTAACAAAAGTATTCAGCGGTAAACCGGCACGGGGCATTCGCAATTCATTTATTGCGGACATGGAAAAGCACGAAAATACACTCCCTGCTTATCCGATCCAAAACGTGCTAACAAAAGAGATTCGTCGAGAAGCCGTCCGGCAAAGCAAACCTGAGTGGCTTCATCTTTGGGCAGGGCAAAACATGCGTGCGAGCCAAAAGCAATCTGTTGAAACACTTATGAAACGGATTGTAGAACAAGCGGAAGAGACTCGATTGTCTATTCAGTAG
- a CDS encoding heavy metal translocating P-type ATPase — translation MPLTWLKYREMQFAILCGVFTLLGALVASYGSYELSVLLFLIAYGFGGYEKAKEGLLDSWQEKRLNVELLMMFAAIAAAILGFWMEGALLLLIFSFSGALERIADEKSSRSLTSLMASAPQTAWKKDNDQYVQVDAISLERGDTVLVKPGETIPADGRVTIGASAVDEASLTGESVPVSKMAGEHVLAGTLNTEGHLYIEVTAPAGESVYQQMLGAVDEAQQEKPKAQTFMEKIEQPYVYLVILLTVAMAVIPPLFLGWTWEDALYRATVLLVVGSPCAVAASIMPATLSAMSASANEGVLFKGGRRLESLSRVNRVVFDKTGTLTKGRPEVTNAWFNEREDKSLVMHAIASIEATSSHPLAQAIVTYSKQKQLHEPEWMETAAGLGVKGALEGKIWWIGNANYMQQQGLTWEPRLFESWETDGKTLVYAGNETGLQAVFALQDTLRPEAKEAIAAFKSLGVEPVLLTGDHERSALAIARAAGIEDVEAGCLPEDKRARIQAFQAQGDRVLMIGDGINDAPALAQADVGIAMGSGTDVAMRVSDLVLLRII, via the coding sequence ATGCCACTGACCTGGCTAAAATATCGCGAAATGCAATTTGCAATTTTGTGTGGCGTATTTACCTTGCTCGGTGCGCTCGTTGCATCGTATGGATCATATGAGCTTAGCGTGCTGTTATTTTTAATTGCCTACGGATTTGGTGGCTATGAAAAAGCGAAAGAAGGCCTGCTTGATTCTTGGCAGGAGAAACGGTTAAATGTTGAATTATTAATGATGTTTGCGGCCATTGCGGCGGCGATTTTAGGCTTTTGGATGGAAGGTGCGCTCCTTTTACTGATCTTTTCTTTCAGTGGTGCGTTGGAACGCATTGCTGACGAAAAGAGCAGCCGCTCACTCACAAGCTTAATGGCATCGGCTCCCCAAACTGCATGGAAGAAAGATAACGATCAATATGTTCAGGTGGATGCCATTTCTTTAGAGCGCGGTGATACTGTATTAGTGAAGCCTGGTGAAACGATTCCCGCGGACGGTCGCGTAACGATCGGTGCGAGCGCCGTTGACGAAGCATCGCTCACCGGAGAAAGTGTCCCCGTGTCAAAAATGGCAGGCGAACATGTCCTTGCCGGTACGTTAAATACCGAGGGACATCTGTACATTGAAGTGACAGCGCCAGCCGGAGAAAGCGTCTACCAGCAAATGCTCGGTGCAGTTGATGAGGCCCAGCAGGAAAAGCCGAAGGCGCAAACCTTTATGGAAAAGATTGAACAGCCGTATGTGTACCTCGTCATTTTGTTAACCGTAGCAATGGCTGTCATTCCGCCCTTATTTTTAGGCTGGACGTGGGAAGACGCATTGTATCGCGCAACGGTTCTGCTCGTTGTCGGTTCACCGTGTGCGGTTGCTGCATCCATTATGCCAGCCACCCTGTCAGCGATGAGTGCTTCAGCCAACGAAGGTGTCTTGTTTAAAGGCGGCCGCCGGCTTGAAAGCTTAAGCCGTGTGAATCGGGTCGTGTTTGATAAAACGGGTACTTTAACGAAAGGGCGTCCTGAGGTGACGAACGCGTGGTTTAATGAACGTGAAGACAAAAGCCTTGTGATGCATGCGATTGCTTCTATCGAAGCGACGTCGTCTCACCCGCTCGCGCAAGCGATAGTGACATATAGTAAGCAGAAACAACTGCATGAGCCAGAATGGATGGAAACAGCTGCAGGTCTCGGTGTAAAAGGGGCTCTAGAAGGAAAAATATGGTGGATTGGAAATGCCAATTACATGCAGCAGCAAGGATTGACTTGGGAGCCGCGCTTGTTCGAATCGTGGGAAACGGATGGGAAAACGCTCGTCTATGCTGGGAACGAGACAGGACTGCAAGCTGTTTTTGCTCTGCAAGATACACTTCGACCCGAAGCAAAAGAAGCGATTGCGGCATTTAAATCGCTTGGTGTTGAGCCTGTCTTACTGACTGGGGACCATGAACGAAGTGCGCTGGCGATTGCGCGAGCGGCAGGAATTGAAGATGTTGAGGCAGGGTGCTTGCCGGAAGACAAACGCGCCCGTATCCAAGCGTTTCAAGCACAAGGGGACCGTGTTCTTATGATTGGAGACGGAATCAATGACGCGCCTGCTTTAGCTCAAGCTGACGTCGGTATCGCGATGGGAAGCGGGACCGATGTGGCGATGCGCGTATCAGATCTCGTTTTGTTAAGGATCATTTAA
- a CDS encoding DUF1835 domain-containing protein → MTDKKTTIDHIREEEPEGKGLHITFGHSASASLNNALSSIRTQQVIGFYDLLSIGPLTNFHEDPTKQHHRYEWLVSHALIDPEDAEQVKEQFNTATSQLKSIPEQSKIFIWTGDNGPEQTGLRYVLDRLRGKPNDVFLINTYQAAKSHLDTRDVEHHFSLTGEMSPDVLRLIYKWNRQDRLLSTNEKERLADEWLALSASQAVLRIWKDQKIHAVEETYYDELIIEMAKSLHTERSNEEYLPAVHLIGHILGHLHEPVGDAFLDYRLKHLIMKGTFDSKGDTKELRDYSVKLRLSE, encoded by the coding sequence ATGACAGACAAGAAAACGACCATAGATCATATTCGCGAAGAAGAGCCAGAGGGGAAAGGACTCCATATCACCTTTGGTCACTCTGCCTCAGCAAGCTTAAACAATGCGCTCAGCAGCATAAGAACGCAACAAGTGATCGGGTTTTACGATTTGCTTTCGATCGGTCCTTTGACAAATTTCCATGAAGATCCAACAAAGCAGCATCATAGATATGAATGGCTCGTTAGCCATGCTTTGATTGATCCAGAGGATGCAGAGCAGGTAAAAGAGCAGTTCAACACGGCCACTTCGCAGCTGAAATCCATTCCAGAGCAAAGCAAAATTTTTATATGGACCGGAGACAATGGTCCTGAACAGACCGGTCTACGCTACGTCCTTGATCGACTAAGAGGCAAACCAAACGATGTTTTTTTGATCAATACATACCAAGCCGCTAAAAGCCACCTCGATACGAGAGATGTTGAGCACCACTTTTCACTTACTGGTGAAATGTCTCCAGATGTCCTTCGTCTCATTTATAAGTGGAATCGGCAAGATCGGCTGTTGTCTACAAATGAGAAGGAAAGATTAGCGGATGAATGGCTTGCGCTTTCTGCATCGCAAGCAGTGCTGAGGATATGGAAAGATCAAAAAATACACGCTGTTGAGGAAACGTATTACGATGAATTGATCATTGAGATGGCCAAGTCGTTGCATACAGAACGAAGTAACGAAGAGTATTTGCCTGCAGTGCATCTGATCGGTCACATTTTAGGACATTTGCACGAGCCGGTGGGTGACGCATTTTTAGACTACCGACTCAAGCACTTGATCATGAAAGGCACATTTGACAGTAAAGGGGATACAAAAGAGTTACGTGATTACAGCGTAAAGCTGCGTCTCTCGGAGTAA
- a CDS encoding TVP38/TMEM64 family protein encodes MINLKRLIQSFVIVFVLGVLLWLNDTYFKWSPDTIQAWLQSRGAWGPIIFIVLYTLRPLVLFPSSVMAVTAGLAFGAFWGTVYTLVGATAGGLLTLGIVRRFGGAWQHKQWAGALENVQQKVNEHGFLSMLLFRILPLNFDLTSYAGGLTTISAGQYTLATLLGILPSTIVYTYAGQKLVTQPLLIIVIALLFIVVAGLYLWIRKHVSFLSSDKNENFKG; translated from the coding sequence ATGATCAATTTAAAAAGACTCATCCAGAGCTTCGTCATCGTGTTTGTGCTCGGTGTGCTGCTCTGGCTGAATGATACGTATTTCAAATGGAGTCCTGATACTATTCAAGCTTGGCTTCAGTCACGCGGAGCGTGGGGGCCAATTATTTTTATCGTATTATATACTTTACGCCCGCTTGTTCTCTTCCCGTCTTCTGTCATGGCAGTGACAGCCGGACTTGCATTTGGTGCTTTTTGGGGAACGGTGTATACGTTAGTGGGAGCGACGGCAGGAGGGCTTTTAACTTTAGGAATCGTTCGGCGTTTTGGCGGCGCATGGCAGCATAAGCAATGGGCGGGAGCTTTAGAAAATGTACAACAGAAAGTAAATGAGCACGGCTTTTTGTCAATGCTGTTGTTCCGTATACTCCCGCTCAATTTTGACTTAACGAGCTACGCCGGAGGATTGACAACGATTTCCGCCGGACAATATACGCTAGCAACGCTTCTTGGTATCCTGCCGTCCACGATCGTCTATACGTATGCTGGGCAAAAACTTGTGACGCAGCCATTACTTATCATTGTAATTGCTTTACTATTCATCGTCGTGGCAGGGCTTTATTTATGGATTAGAAAGCACGTTTCCTTCTTGTCCTCTGATAAAAACGAAAATTTCAAGGGATAA
- a CDS encoding amino acid ABC transporter ATP-binding protein — translation MLTISNVKKSFGSSAILKGIDLTIQQGDVVVLVGPSGSGKTTLLRCLNFLERADEGSATFGELAVDMAKAAKKDIHAIRQKTAFVFQNYHLFTNKTALENVTEGLIIGRKMSKDIARKKGEEALKRVGLADKMHLYPSQLSGGQQQRVGIARAVVLEPSIILFDEPTSALDPERVGEVLDVMKSIAKDGTTMLVVTHEMSFAKEVANHVVFMDDGLIVEQGSADDVFVHPKHERTKQFLRRVLPDEYNFYI, via the coding sequence ATGTTAACCATTTCAAATGTTAAAAAGTCCTTTGGATCAAGCGCTATATTAAAAGGAATTGATTTAACGATTCAGCAAGGGGACGTTGTGGTACTTGTTGGACCAAGTGGGTCTGGAAAGACGACGCTCCTCCGCTGCTTGAACTTTTTAGAGCGAGCCGACGAAGGCAGTGCGACATTTGGAGAGTTGGCTGTCGATATGGCAAAAGCAGCTAAAAAAGACATTCATGCAATCCGGCAAAAAACGGCTTTTGTGTTTCAGAACTACCATTTATTCACAAATAAAACAGCCCTTGAAAATGTCACCGAAGGATTAATCATTGGACGAAAGATGTCAAAAGACATTGCGAGAAAGAAAGGCGAAGAAGCATTAAAGCGCGTCGGCCTGGCGGATAAAATGCATCTCTACCCTAGTCAACTCTCTGGCGGTCAGCAGCAGCGCGTCGGGATCGCCCGTGCCGTTGTGCTCGAACCATCGATTATCTTATTTGACGAGCCGACCTCCGCTTTAGATCCCGAGCGCGTCGGTGAGGTTTTAGATGTGATGAAAAGCATCGCCAAAGATGGAACGACGATGCTTGTCGTCACTCACGAGATGAGCTTTGCTAAAGAAGTTGCGAACCATGTCGTCTTTATGGATGACGGCTTGATCGTCGAGCAAGGAAGCGCCGATGACGTATTCGTCCATCCAAAGCACGAACGGACAAAACAATTTTTACGTCGCGTGCTACCAGATGAGTACAATTTTTACATTTAA
- a CDS encoding amino acid ABC transporter permease: MDLSFFIKALGIAFSGVPLALFVTCVALLIAVPLGFALALVRLYRFPILRSFAKFYVSFVRGTPILIQIFILYSSIPLILTSIFEQFSVPVAVYDIHPIWYAFIIFSFNTTAILAEVFRGALQTVPNGQLEAAHSVGLTTSQAYRRIVIPQMLVAATPNLCTATVNLIKATSLGYAISLPEITLRTKVAANVGYHYVEAYVAIFIVYLIICLLVEYAFKRTERHLRRYEGGVIC, encoded by the coding sequence ATGGATCTATCCTTCTTTATCAAAGCGTTAGGCATCGCTTTTAGCGGGGTTCCACTCGCACTTTTTGTGACATGTGTTGCGTTACTAATTGCGGTTCCACTTGGGTTTGCACTTGCGCTCGTTCGTTTATATCGTTTTCCAATATTACGTTCGTTCGCGAAATTTTATGTATCATTCGTCCGTGGCACCCCCATTCTTATTCAAATATTTATTTTATATAGCAGCATTCCCCTTATATTGACAAGTATTTTCGAGCAATTTTCTGTCCCTGTCGCGGTGTATGATATTCATCCAATTTGGTATGCCTTTATCATTTTTTCGTTTAACACGACAGCGATTTTGGCAGAAGTTTTTCGAGGCGCGCTTCAGACTGTCCCAAACGGTCAATTAGAAGCTGCCCATTCTGTTGGCTTAACAACCAGCCAAGCATACCGGCGCATCGTTATTCCGCAAATGCTTGTTGCGGCAACACCTAATCTATGCACAGCGACAGTCAATTTAATTAAAGCGACCTCCCTCGGTTATGCGATTAGCTTGCCTGAAATCACCCTGCGCACAAAAGTCGCTGCCAACGTCGGTTATCACTACGTCGAAGCCTATGTTGCCATTTTTATCGTTTACTTAATCATTTGCTTACTTGTCGAATACGCCTTCAAAAGGACAGAACGTCATCTTCGCCGCTATGAAGGAGGGGTCATATGTTAA
- a CDS encoding amino acid ABC transporter permease — protein sequence MEAYFDSFYIWEALPQLLPFIGVTLFVTLIAVLLGTLFGFALAFMKLSRSTWLQASAHLYTTIMRCTPSIVLLFLIYYGAPALAEGLFQLNLQHLHTGYFVVTTFSLQFAAMMSEVIRSSILAVPKGQYEAAVSVGLTPRQAYVRIIFPQAIVTALPNVGNGIISVLQEGALAYTIGFIDLVGKANLIIANNYNTHSLEIYLALGAIYWVLTILIDKTFRHIERKFTVERRVA from the coding sequence ATGGAAGCCTACTTTGACAGTTTTTATATATGGGAAGCACTGCCTCAATTGCTTCCTTTTATAGGCGTAACGTTATTTGTCACTTTGATCGCTGTTTTGTTAGGAACTTTATTTGGCTTCGCTCTGGCCTTTATGAAATTGTCTCGCTCTACATGGTTACAAGCTAGCGCGCATTTGTATACAACGATCATGCGCTGTACACCATCCATTGTCTTACTATTTTTAATTTACTATGGCGCTCCCGCTCTGGCTGAAGGACTGTTTCAACTTAATTTGCAGCATTTGCATACCGGCTATTTTGTCGTCACGACTTTCAGCTTACAGTTCGCTGCAATGATGTCGGAAGTCATCCGATCGAGTATTTTAGCGGTTCCAAAAGGGCAATACGAAGCAGCTGTGAGTGTTGGATTAACCCCACGACAAGCGTATGTGAGAATCATTTTCCCCCAAGCGATTGTCACCGCACTTCCAAACGTCGGAAACGGCATCATTAGCGTCCTCCAAGAAGGAGCGCTCGCTTATACGATCGGTTTTATCGACCTTGTCGGTAAAGCCAATTTGATTATTGCCAACAACTATAACACGCACTCATTGGAGATTTACTTGGCGCTCGGTGCGATTTATTGGGTGTTAACGATCCTCATCGACAAAACGTTCCGACACATCGAAAGAAAATTCACAGTCGAAAGGAGGGTTGCATAA
- a CDS encoding transporter substrate-binding domain-containing protein: MMLKKTATLVLGLTLLLTACGKESVEGQNDDGITNVKVAFEIGSKPMTYLDENGQPAGYDIDVMKRVDEKLEAYSFEFVGTTSDDLLIGVEQGKFQAGVKNAFYTEERAKKYIYPKQFIGLSSAGLALKAEYEHIQSLADFATEGFTLAPIAANNAQYTVIAEHNHKNPDNPVKLEAGEEFGVDVVQWVNEGRVDGGVMIQGVFDKQVSDPNGPYHHLQGDVVYKEFAVIKTWPLFHKKQQALADAYDQALEDIAAAGELEELSQKHYGRNLFEVLDRVER; encoded by the coding sequence ATGATGCTTAAGAAAACTGCTACTCTTGTACTTGGTTTGACACTCCTTTTAACCGCTTGTGGAAAAGAAAGCGTCGAGGGACAGAACGATGATGGGATAACGAACGTGAAGGTCGCCTTTGAGATAGGCAGTAAGCCAATGACTTATTTAGATGAAAATGGTCAGCCAGCAGGCTATGACATTGATGTAATGAAACGCGTTGATGAAAAGCTAGAGGCGTATTCGTTTGAATTTGTTGGTACGACGTCTGATGACCTACTCATTGGTGTCGAACAAGGTAAGTTTCAAGCAGGGGTGAAAAATGCTTTTTATACAGAAGAACGCGCTAAAAAATACATTTATCCTAAGCAATTTATCGGTCTTTCAAGTGCCGGACTCGCTTTGAAAGCGGAATATGAGCACATTCAATCGTTGGCAGACTTCGCGACAGAAGGGTTCACACTTGCTCCTATTGCCGCAAATAACGCCCAATATACTGTCATTGCCGAGCACAATCATAAAAATCCTGATAACCCCGTCAAGCTTGAAGCAGGTGAGGAATTTGGCGTCGATGTCGTGCAATGGGTCAATGAAGGTCGTGTCGATGGCGGTGTGATGATCCAAGGGGTTTTCGATAAACAAGTAAGTGATCCGAACGGTCCTTATCACCATTTGCAAGGGGATGTCGTTTACAAAGAATTTGCCGTCATTAAAACGTGGCCTCTTTTTCATAAAAAACAACAAGCGTTGGCAGATGCATATGATCAAGCACTCGAAGACATTGCGGCCGCAGGCGAATTAGAAGAACTCAGTCAAAAGCATTATGGGCGCAATTTATTTGAGGTATTAGACCGGGTCGAACGATAA
- a CDS encoding Type 1 glutamine amidotransferase-like domain-containing protein encodes MNNKHLFLFGGSPPFCKHLGKTYSELSLREKGKVAVLFVSREGWEQYMPRYTNELEKNGIGNFVYIPLTEHSLATYADQLNSCTGIIIGGGDTELYRKYIVDTTLGAQVKRMYEKGIPIAGFSAGALISPENCVIPPIDNAQGKHLFLKGLGLIKDCVICVHFSKWNEEENLKTAMTHLSVSKGYGIDDEEGLYFVNETLVDSEGENYHFIQRSKR; translated from the coding sequence ATGAATAATAAACATCTATTTTTATTTGGGGGAAGCCCCCCTTTTTGTAAGCATCTTGGAAAAACATATTCAGAACTTTCATTAAGGGAAAAAGGAAAGGTAGCTGTCCTGTTCGTCTCGAGAGAGGGATGGGAACAATATATGCCAAGATACACGAATGAATTAGAAAAAAATGGAATAGGCAACTTCGTTTATATACCTCTAACCGAACACTCATTAGCAACCTATGCTGATCAGTTAAACTCCTGTACAGGAATCATAATTGGCGGTGGTGATACCGAGCTATATCGAAAATATATTGTGGATACTACATTAGGAGCACAGGTGAAAAGGATGTACGAAAAAGGAATTCCGATCGCAGGATTTTCCGCAGGCGCATTGATTAGCCCTGAAAATTGCGTGATACCTCCAATAGATAATGCTCAAGGTAAACACTTATTCCTCAAGGGGTTGGGGCTTATTAAAGATTGTGTGATTTGTGTGCATTTTTCTAAATGGAATGAAGAAGAGAATTTAAAGACTGCAATGACTCATTTGAGCGTTTCTAAAGGGTATGGGATTGATGACGAAGAAGGGTTGTATTTTGTGAATGAAACCCTTGTGGATAGTGAAGGTGAAAATTATCATTTCATTCAAAGATCGAAGCGCTAG
- a CDS encoding ATP-binding cassette domain-containing protein: protein MGSLEKPTIEDVKEASRQAGANDFIDGLENQYETVIREQGSSLSGGQRQRIALARAFIRNAPLVILDEVTSALDNESEKRVVNAIQKLIKRGTTVLMITHNLSLAQKADRIIVMDQGHVAEDGNHESLIRLNGIYAELSKEGK from the coding sequence ATGGGAAGTCTTGAGAAGCCAACAATCGAGGACGTAAAGGAAGCCAGCAGACAAGCAGGTGCCAATGATTTTATTGACGGATTGGAAAACCAGTATGAGACAGTTATTCGCGAACAAGGGTCATCCTTATCAGGAGGTCAACGCCAAAGAATTGCCCTGGCAAGAGCATTCATCCGCAATGCCCCACTCGTTATTCTCGATGAAGTGACGTCTGCCCTGGACAATGAATCCGAAAAACGCGTCGTCAATGCCATACAGAAATTGATCAAGCGAGGCACCACTGTCTTAATGATCACCCATAACTTATCCTTAGCTCAAAAAGCCGATCGAATCATCGTCATGGATCAGGGGCACGTCGCAGAGGACGGCAATCATGAAAGTCTCATTCGATTAAATGGGATTTATGCGGAATTGTCTAAGGAAGGGAAATAG
- a CDS encoding helix-turn-helix transcriptional regulator: MENRIKEYREKNGISQGKLADLCHVSRQTINAIENNKYDPSLQLAFDLAKTLGVKVDDLFLGKGDENP; encoded by the coding sequence ATGGAGAATCGTATAAAAGAATACCGCGAAAAGAACGGAATTTCGCAAGGAAAGCTAGCGGATCTATGTCATGTTAGCAGACAAACGATCAATGCCATTGAAAATAATAAATACGATCCCAGTTTGCAATTAGCCTTTGACCTTGCGAAAACGTTAGGTGTAAAAGTTGACGATTTATTTTTAGGTAAGGGAGATGAGAACCCATGA
- a CDS encoding SIS domain-containing protein, with amino-acid sequence MIAQYFSGVDAILKDVASNEKAQLEEAAEHVAEAIQNNCIVHMFGCGHSHILTEEVFYRAGGLVPIHPIFHEPLMLHEGAVTSSSLERQNDYAERFMQDVDIQAGDVMIVLSTSGRNPVPVDAALIAKEKGAFVIGITSLTYSKSQPSRHQDGYHLYNAVDLVIDNYAPKGDALLQHDDVKVPFAPSSTVVGAAIINAVFAGAISRMTEKGFEPPIFLSGNIDGADEHNQALIDRYQKRIPLLR; translated from the coding sequence ATGATAGCTCAATACTTTTCTGGAGTAGACGCCATCTTAAAAGACGTTGCGAGCAATGAAAAAGCGCAACTAGAAGAAGCCGCTGAACACGTCGCTGAAGCGATCCAAAACAACTGTATCGTCCATATGTTCGGCTGCGGGCATTCACATATTTTGACTGAAGAAGTGTTTTATCGTGCCGGTGGTCTCGTTCCCATTCACCCCATTTTTCATGAGCCTTTAATGCTGCACGAAGGCGCTGTCACGTCTTCCTCACTCGAGCGCCAAAACGATTACGCCGAGCGCTTTATGCAAGACGTTGATATTCAAGCAGGTGATGTCATGATCGTCCTATCAACATCAGGTCGAAATCCCGTCCCCGTTGACGCTGCTTTAATCGCGAAGGAAAAAGGCGCCTTCGTCATCGGGATCACGTCTCTGACATACTCGAAAAGCCAGCCCTCACGCCATCAAGACGGCTATCATTTGTATAATGCCGTTGACCTCGTCATCGACAACTATGCGCCCAAAGGAGATGCGCTACTTCAGCATGACGACGTCAAAGTGCCTTTTGCGCCGTCGTCCACTGTCGTTGGTGCAGCCATTATCAATGCCGTGTTTGCCGGTGCGATCTCACGTATGACAGAGAAAGGCTTTGAGCCGCCGATTTTCTTAAGCGGCAATATCGACGGTGCTGATGAGCATAACCAAGCCTTGATCGACCGCTATCAGAAGCGAATTCCGTTGTTGAGATAG